From the Sediminispirochaeta bajacaliforniensis DSM 16054 genome, the window GCCCTGAAGGGTAAAGTAATCCTTCAAGGTCCCCAGTTCCCTTGCCGAAAGCAGTTCAAAGGATGCATCGGCACCCTCGAAATGATAGCCTCTGGCCTCCAACTCCTTCACCGCTTTGAGGATTCCTGCGGTCCGTTTCGGATCGTCGGAAAGATCGATCCCCAGCTTTTTCACCTTCTCAAGAACATTGCTCTTCCCCGATAGTTCGCTGATAGTCACGATACGGTCGTTGCCTACAAGCTCGGGGGAAACATGTTCATAACAGCGGCTATTTTTCCGAACTGCAGAGACATGGATACCTCCCTTATGCGCAAAGGCATTCCGTCCGACATAGGGAAGCCAGTCGGGCTGGCTTCGGTTCGCCGCCTCGCTGACAAGATGACTTATATGAGTAAGCTTTTCCAGTTGTCCCTCGGGAAGACAGTGAAAGTTTCCTTTCAATTCAAGATTGGGGATCACGCTGCAGAGATTGGCATTCCCGCATCGCTCTCCAAGACCGTTTATCGTTCCCTGCACCATTCTTGCCCCCGCACCGACGGCGACGAGGCTGTTGGCAACGGCAAGCTCACTATCGTTGTGGGCGTGAATACCGAGGGGAACGGTAACCCGGGCGGCGGCTGCCTCCTGCGCTTCAAGAATCTCCGAAGGCAGGGAACCGCCATTGGTATCACAAAGGGCAATCCAGTCCGCCCCCGCCGACGCCGCTGCTTCGATGACCGCCAGGGCATAGCCCCGGTCGGCCTTGAAGCCGTCGAAAAAATGCTCCGCATCGAAAACGATCTTCTCAAAACGGCCGCGAAGATAGGCGATGGTCGAGGAAACCATTGCAAGGTTTTCATCCAGCGAGGTTTCAAGAGCCTCGGTTACATGGAGGTCCCAACTTTTACCGAAGATCGCCACCGCCGGTACCCCTGTCTCGCAAAGGGTCCTGATATTGGTGTCCTCTTCCACCGCCATATTCTTCATCCGCGTGGAGCTGAAGGCGGTCAGACTGGCATGGGAAAGAGGTGCCTTTTTCATCTCGTGAAAGAAAGCGACATCCTTGGGATTGCTCCCGGGCCAGCCCCCCTCGATGAAATCGACACCAAGTTGGTCCAGTCCCCGGGCGATCCTGATTTTATCCTCCACCGAAAAGGCGACACCCCTGGTCTGGGCGCCATCCCTGAGGGTGGTATCAAAGATCATGATCTTTTCACGCGAAGAATCACTCATGACGTTTCTCCCGATTGAAGCCGCTTCACCGACTCGGAGGCAGCCTCAACAAAATCCTTACGGTAGATGGCCCCCTCGGCGGCACTGCCGACAAATATCGAATAGCGTGCAAGATAACCATCGGGATTGTGCTTGGCGGTCACAGGTTTTCCGGCCGAGGCCGCAGCCAAGGCACCTGCACGCCGTTTCTTTTCGTCCTCCCCCACCAGGAGGTCGAGGCTACGTTTGTTGAAATCGACTCGTATGCGATCTCCCTCCTGAACAAGGCCGATGGGGCCTCCATTTGCCGCCTCGGGAGAAACGTGGCCGATAACCGCTCCCGTCGACCCGCCGGAAAAGCGACCGTCCGTGATCAAAACGACTTTCTCTATCAAGCCCAGGCCGACGATGGCGCTTGTGGGGCTGAGCATCTCACGCATACCCGGGCCGCCTTTGGGGCCTTCGTTACGAATCACAACAACATCTCCGCTTTTCACCTTACCGGCCAGGATGGCCTCGGTCGCGACTTCCCCATCTTCATAAACAACGGCAGGCCCTTCGTGAACGCGGAGGGCTTCAGGAACCCCGGCAAGTTTGACAACGGCGCCGTCCGGTGCAAGCGAACCGTGAAGGACGGCAAGCCCCCCTTCCGCATGATATGGATGGCCTACAGGACGAACCACCTCATCATCCCAAACCCGGGAAGCATCGGCAATCTCACCGATGGTTTTTCCGGTCACGCTTTTCGCATCCCTTTTTAATTCTCCCAACTCGTTGAGACGGGAAAGAATCGCACCGATGCCGCCCGCGGCCTCCAAATCCTGGATATGGTGTTTTCCCACAGGGGAGAGATTGCAGAGATGGGGAATCCTGCGGCCGAGCAGGTCGAAGTTGTCGATTGAGAAATCAACATCGAAAGCCTTGGCTATGGCAGGAAGGTGCAGTGCGGTATTGGAAGAGCCGCCAAGGGCGAGGTCTGCGGCAACGGCGTTCATAAAAGAATCTCCGGTTGCAATATCTCTGGGGCAGATACCCTCTTCCACCAGCCTGACCACCGCCATTCCGGCCTCCTTGGCAAGGCGGATGCGACCGGAATCGACGGCAGGAATGGTTCCGTTTCCGGGAAGGGCAAGCCCAAGCACTTCGGCAAGGGAGTTCATGGAGTTTGCGGTAAAAAGACCGGAACAGCTTCCCGCTCCCGGACAGGCATAGCTTTCGATAGCGGTCAGCTCATCATCGTCGATATCGCCCTGGGCGTGGCGCCCTACCGCTTCGAAGACCGAGATAAGATCCAGGCTCTTGCCGTGGTAGTTACCGGCAAGCATGGGACCGCCGCTTATCAGAACCGAAGGGATATTGAGTCTCCCCATGGCCATAAGCATACCCGGAGTTATTTTATCGCAGTTGGAAATAAAGACCATACCGTCGAAGGGGTGGCCTTCGGCCACGATCTCGATGGAATCGGCAATGAGTTCCCGGCTGGGCAGGGAGTAGTACATCCCCTTATGATCCATGGCGATCCCGTCACAGACACCGATGGTGGAAAATCGCAGGGGCGTGGCGCCGGCCATTCGAACACCGGCCTTTACCGCATCCTCAACCTGAGCGAGGTGCATATGACCGGGAATGAGTTCACTCGCCGACGAGGCAATCCCGATAATAGGACCGGCAATCTCCCGGTCGGTGAGTCCCAGCGCCTTCATCAAAGATCGGTGGGGAGCCCGTTTCGATCCCAGTTTCATTTTATCACTTCGCATAGTTCCCTTCTCCTTTGTTTCGAAAAACCCCGGCGACCCTGGCCGCCGGAGTTTCTTCATGGTTTTCTATTC encodes:
- the cimA gene encoding citramalate synthase, encoding MSDSSREKIMIFDTTLRDGAQTRGVAFSVEDKIRIARGLDQLGVDFIEGGWPGSNPKDVAFFHEMKKAPLSHASLTAFSSTRMKNMAVEEDTNIRTLCETGVPAVAIFGKSWDLHVTEALETSLDENLAMVSSTIAYLRGRFEKIVFDAEHFFDGFKADRGYALAVIEAAASAGADWIALCDTNGGSLPSEILEAQEAAAARVTVPLGIHAHNDSELAVANSLVAVGAGARMVQGTINGLGERCGNANLCSVIPNLELKGNFHCLPEGQLEKLTHISHLVSEAANRSQPDWLPYVGRNAFAHKGGIHVSAVRKNSRCYEHVSPELVGNDRIVTISELSGKSNVLEKVKKLGIDLSDDPKRTAGILKAVKELEARGYHFEGADASFELLSARELGTLKDYFTLQGFRVLTWAEGDGKSWSEATIKAAVPEEVSLSGGYSDPVEHTSADGSGPVEALDRALRKVLEKFYPVLGTVKLSDYKVRILNEEAGTNATTRVMISSTDGVDHWTTVGVSDNILDASWHALCDSLIYKLKKEDESRRHSGGGSIEVDKEVAYAAQN
- the ilvD gene encoding dihydroxy-acid dehydratase, producing MRSDKMKLGSKRAPHRSLMKALGLTDREIAGPIIGIASSASELIPGHMHLAQVEDAVKAGVRMAGATPLRFSTIGVCDGIAMDHKGMYYSLPSRELIADSIEIVAEGHPFDGMVFISNCDKITPGMLMAMGRLNIPSVLISGGPMLAGNYHGKSLDLISVFEAVGRHAQGDIDDDELTAIESYACPGAGSCSGLFTANSMNSLAEVLGLALPGNGTIPAVDSGRIRLAKEAGMAVVRLVEEGICPRDIATGDSFMNAVAADLALGGSSNTALHLPAIAKAFDVDFSIDNFDLLGRRIPHLCNLSPVGKHHIQDLEAAGGIGAILSRLNELGELKRDAKSVTGKTIGEIADASRVWDDEVVRPVGHPYHAEGGLAVLHGSLAPDGAVVKLAGVPEALRVHEGPAVVYEDGEVATEAILAGKVKSGDVVVIRNEGPKGGPGMREMLSPTSAIVGLGLIEKVVLITDGRFSGGSTGAVIGHVSPEAANGGPIGLVQEGDRIRVDFNKRSLDLLVGEDEKKRRAGALAAASAGKPVTAKHNPDGYLARYSIFVGSAAEGAIYRKDFVEAASESVKRLQSGETS